Proteins encoded together in one Macadamia integrifolia cultivar HAES 741 chromosome 8, SCU_Mint_v3, whole genome shotgun sequence window:
- the LOC122086436 gene encoding protein FLX-like 1 gives MAGRNRMLPNHREVPFPRGGPLPHPSLMEEPLPRHHRVPLSAGAGRPHPAIIEEHLIAQNREIQGLLHDNQRLAATHVALKQDLVVSQQELRHLSATAASVKAGRDAEIRDVYERSLKMEAEVRSIDAFNAELSQVRVDVQKLSAARQDLTAQLQTINSDLARARADLQQAPAIKAEIEYMRREIQRGRAAIEYEKKVRAENLEHGRAMEGNMASMAREAEKLRAELANAEKRARAAAAAAANPGPGFVGNYGNSDMGYGGSLYADPHGLHQVQGGGADAGPQYGSGASGHGSYDIQRTHIHR, from the exons ATGGCCGGAAGAAATCGTATGCTGCCTAATCATCGAGAGGTGCCATTTCCTAGGGGAGGACCCCTTCCCCATCCCTCCTTAATGGAAGAGCCCTTACCCCGCCATCATCGCGTCCCCTTATCCGCCGGTGCTGGACGCCCGCACCCAGCGATCATCGAAGAGCACCTCATCGCTCAGAACCGCGAGATCCAGGGCCTTCTCCACGACAATCAACGGCTTGCGGCGACCCATGTTGCCCTAAAGCAGGACCTCGTCGTTTCCCAGCAGGAGCTTCGCCACTTATCGGCGACTGCTGCCAGCGTCAAGGCAGGTAGAGATGCCGAGATACGAGACGTCTACGAGCGGTCATTGAAGATGGAGGCGGAGGTCCGATCTATTGACGCTTTTAATGCGGAGTTGTCTCAGGTCAGAGTTGATGTTCAGAAGTTGAGTGCTGCCAGGCAGGACCTCACTGCTCAGTTGCAGACCATCAACAGTGACCTCGCAAGAGCCCGTGCCGACTTGCAGCAGGCGCCCGCCATCAAGGCCGAAATCGAATATATGCGTCGCGAGATCCAAAGGGGAAG GGCTGCTATTGAATACGAGAAGAAGGTGCGTGCTGAAAATCTGGAACATGGTCGGGCGATGGAGGGAAATATGGCTTCCATGGCTCGTGAAGCTGAAAAGTTACGCGCAGAGCTTGCTAATGCGGAGAAGAGAGCTCGTGCAGCAGCTGCTGCTGCAGCGAACCCTG GTCCTGGATTTGTTGGAAATTATGGAAATTCTGACATGGGGTATGGAGGAAGTTTATATGCTGATCCTCATGGCTTGCACCAG GTTCAGGGTGGTGGTGCTGATGCTGGTCCTCAATATGGGTCCGGAGCGAGTGGACATGGTTCTTATGATATACAGCGAACTCACATTCATAGATGA